In the Leclercia sp. AS011 genome, one interval contains:
- the dsbA gene encoding thiol:disulfide interchange protein DsbA — protein sequence MKKIWLALAGMILAFSASAAQFTDGKQYITLDKPVAGEPQVLEFFSFYCPHCYEFEQVLHVSDSVKKKLPEGTKMTKYHVEFLGPLGKDLTQAWAVAMALGVEDKITAPMFEAVQKTQAVQTTADIRKVFVDAGIKGEEYDAAWNSFVVKSLVAQQEKAAADLQLRGVPAMYVNGKYQLNMQGMDTSSMDIFVQQYADTVKYLVEKK from the coding sequence ATGAAAAAAATATGGCTGGCGCTGGCAGGTATGATTCTGGCTTTTAGCGCATCGGCTGCACAGTTCACCGATGGCAAGCAGTATATTACCCTCGACAAACCGGTTGCCGGAGAACCTCAGGTACTTGAGTTCTTCTCATTCTACTGCCCGCACTGCTATGAGTTCGAGCAGGTTCTGCACGTTTCCGATAGCGTGAAGAAAAAGCTGCCGGAAGGCACCAAAATGACCAAGTATCACGTTGAGTTTCTTGGCCCGTTGGGCAAAGACCTGACTCAGGCGTGGGCCGTTGCGATGGCGCTGGGTGTGGAAGACAAAATTACTGCCCCGATGTTTGAAGCGGTTCAGAAAACTCAGGCCGTCCAGACCACGGCCGATATCCGTAAGGTATTTGTTGATGCTGGCATCAAAGGCGAAGAATACGATGCAGCCTGGAATAGCTTCGTCGTGAAATCTCTGGTAGCTCAGCAGGAAAAAGCCGCTGCCGATCTGCAGCTGCGCGGCGTGCCAGCCATGTATGTAAACGGCAAATATCAGCTGAATATGCAGGGCATGGATACCAGCAGCATGGACATCTTCGTCCAGCAATATGCTGATACTGTGAAATATCTGGTTGAGAAGAAGTAA